One region of Triticum aestivum cultivar Chinese Spring chromosome 6B, IWGSC CS RefSeq v2.1, whole genome shotgun sequence genomic DNA includes:
- the LOC123133245 gene encoding F-box protein At5g07610 codes for MDMASVQLLPDDVLADILRRLGPHDLAVSRCVCKPWCAVIDARRMLPADAHLLPLSLAGFFTVSWTESLTAYFSRPCASIVVGKLDYLDTDDARSLSVADQCNGLVLLHRPTLWPDDQRVLNPVTRQWAKLPPYPHLVSPCMKQDSYQREDMYLVFDPSVSPHYEVFLFHSVPYNCYEVDVVDEDAFDPAVKKMEWPPSSYTLRVYSSKTRQWETKPFIREGEAAGTIGDMESALSPGHCHAAYWQRALYVHQHDFVIRMTLSNEKYKVIKLPLGLDVRTDDEPEHYLGKSEKGVYCALLYGNNRLGVRIWFLDEICGKMDWLLKRDINLGNLLANYPWKHGDRSWTTQYVNDEIGRSMTPAGAKFESDYSTNDNVIVPEYTVSLLGFHPYREIIFFRTSFGRAMAYQFNSSEIVDTGYLQGKGPHDCVGGSFAYTPCRMGKLSNNM; via the exons ATGGACATGGCGTCGGTGCAGTTGCTGCCGGACGACGTGCTGGCGGATATCCTCCGCCGCCTCGGACCGCACGACCTCGCCGTCTCCCGCTGCGTCTGCAAGCCGTGGTGCGCCGTCATCGATGCTCGCCGCATGCTACCCGCAGATGCACACCTCCTCCCTCTCTCGTTGGCCGGCTTCTTCACTGTCTCCTGGACGGAATCGCTCACCGCCTACTTCTCACGCCCATGCGCCTCGATCGTCGTCGGCAAGTTAGACTACCTGGACACCGATGACGCCCGCTCTTTATCGGTTGCAGATCAATGCAACGGCCTCGTCCTGCTTCACAGGCCAACGCTCTGGCCTGACGACCAGCGGGTGCTTAATCCGGTCACGCGACAGTGGGCCAAGTTACCACCATACCCACACCTGGTCTCGCCTTGCATGAAGCAGGACTCCTACCAACGAGAGGACATGTATCTCGTGTTTGATCCTTCGGTGTCGCCACATTACGAGGTTTTCTTATTCCACTCTGTTCCCTACAATTGTTACGAGGTTGACGTGGTTGACGAGGATGCATTTGACCCAGCAGTAAAGAAAATGGAATGGCCACCATCGTCCTACACTTTGCGGGTCTATTCATCAAAGACACGACAGTGGGAGACGAAGCCTTTTATCCGAGAAGGGGAGGCCGCAGGCACAATtggcgacatggaatcagctcTATCACCCGGGCACTGCCATGCGGCCTACTGGCAGAGGGCTCTGTATGTCCACCAACATGATTTTGTGATCAG AATGACCTTATCAAATGAGAAGTACAAAGTGATTAAGCTGCCATTAGGTCTTGATGTGCGAACCGATGACGAACCAGAACATTACCTAGGAAAGTCAGAAAAAGGGGTGTACTGTGCATTACTCTACGGCAACAATCGTCTTGGCGTTCGGATTTGGTTCCTTGACGAAATATGTGGCAAGATGGACTGGCTCCTGAAACGTGATATAAACCTTGGAAATCTACTAGCAAATTATCCTTGGAAACACGGTGACAGGTCTTGGACTACGCAATATGTTAATGATGAAATTGGCAGGAGCATGACACCGGCAGGAGCAAAATTTGAATCAGACTACTCTACCAATGATAATGTCATCGTCCCCGAATATACCGTTTCTTTACTTGGATTTCATCCTTATAGAGAGATCATCTTCTTCCGTACATCCTTCGGAAGAGCAATGGCTTATCAATTCAATAGCTCAGAGATTGTAGACACGGGTTACTTGCAAGGAAAGGGCCCTCATGATTGCGTAGGTGGATCCTTTGCATACACCCCGTGTCGGATGGGGAAGCTGTCAAACAACATGTAA